A window of the Phaseolus vulgaris cultivar G19833 chromosome 5, P. vulgaris v2.0, whole genome shotgun sequence genome harbors these coding sequences:
- the LOC137836059 gene encoding protein TOPLESS isoform X1: MSSLSRELVFLILQFLDEEKFKETVHKLEQESGFFFNMKYFEDEVHNGNWDEVERYLSGFTKVDDNRYSMKIFFEIRKQKYLEALDKHDRSKAVEILVKDLKVFATFNEELFKEITQLLTLENFRENEQLSKYGDTKSARAIMLVELKKLIEANPLFRDKLQFPNLKNSRLRTLINQSLNWQHQLCKNPRPNPDIKTLFVDHSCGQPNGARAPSPASNPLLGSLPKAGGFPPLGAHGPFQPTPAPVPTPLAGWMSNPTTVAHPAVSGGAIGLGAPSIPAALKHPRTPPTNPSVDYPSGDSDHVSKRTRPMGISDEVNLPVNVLSATFPGHGHGQAFNAPDDLPKTVMRTLNQGSSPMSMDFHPVQQTLLLVGTNVGDIALWEVGSRERLLMRNFKVWDLSACSMPFQAALVKDPGVSVNRVIWSPDGALFGVAYSRHIVQIYSYHGGDEARQHLEIDAHVGGVNDLAFSHPNKQLCVITCGDDKTIKVWDAASGAKQYTFEGHEAPVYSVCPHYKENIQFIFSTALDGKIKAWLYDNLGSRVDYEAPGRWCTTMAYSADGTRLFSCGTSKEGESSIVEWNESEGAVKRTYQGFRKRSLGVVQFDTTKNRYLAAGDDFSIKFWDMDNIQLLTTVDADGGLPASPRIRFNKDGALLAVSANENGIKILANGDGIRLLRTLENSLYDTSRTSEAMTKPAINPISAAAAAAATSAALAERASSVAITAMNGDARNMGDVKPRISEESNDKSKIWKLTEINEQSQCRSLKLPENVRVNKISRLIYTNSGNAILALASNAIHLLWKWQRSDRNSTGKASATVQPQLWQPSSGILMTNDLTDSNTEDAVPCFALSKNDSYVMSASGGKISLFNMMTFKTMTTFMPPPPAATFLAFHPQDNNIIAIGMDDSSIQIYNVRVDEVKSKLKGHTKRITGLAFSHVLNVLVSSGADAQLCVWNTDGWEKQKSRFLQLPAGRTPPAQADTRVQFHQDQIRFLVVHETQLAIYEATKLECLKQWFPRESAAPVSHATFSCDSQLIYASFLDATVCVFSASNLRLRCRINPSAYLSASVSSNVQPLVIAAHPQEPNQFAVGLSDGGVHVFEPLESEGKWGVPPPNENGSTSNMAATSVGASSDEAQR, translated from the exons ATGTCATCTCTCAGTAGGGAGTTGGTGTTCTTAATCCTGCAGTTTCTCGATGAGGAAAAGTTCAAAGAAACTGTTCACAA GCTTGAACAGGAGTCTGGGTTTTTCTTTAACATGAAATATTTTGAGGATGAAGTGCACAACGGTAATTGGGATGAGGTTGAGAGATACCTATCTGGTTTCACCAAAGTAGATGACAATAGGTATTCTATGAAGATTTTTTTTGAGATAAGGAAGCAGAAGTACCTGGAGGCATTGGATAA GCATGATCGGTCCAAGGCTGTAGAAATATTAGTGAAGGATTTGAAAGTGTTTGCCACATTTAATGAAGAACTGTTTAAGGAAATCACACAGCTTTTGACATTGGAGAATTTTAG GGAAAACGAGCAGTTGTCCAAGTATGGTGATACGAAGTCTGCAAGGGCAATCATGTTGGTTGAACTCAAGAAATTGATTGAGGCCAATCCCTTGTTTCGCGATAAATTGCAATTTCCCAACCTTAAAAACTCAAGGTTACGGACTCTCATCAATCAAAG CTTGAATTGGCAGCATCAACTTTGTAAGAATCCGCGGCCAAATCCAGATATAAAAACACTTTTTGTGGATCACTCGTGTGGACAACCAAATGGTGCACGGGCTCCATCCCCTGCTAGCAATCCACTTCTAGGATCATTACCAAAGGCTGGAGGATTTCCTCCTCTTGGTGCTCATGGG CCTTTTCAACCTACTCCAGCACCGGTGCCAACACCCCTGGCTGGTTGGATGTCAAATCCAACAACTGTAGCACATCCTGCAGTCTCTGGTGGAGCTATAGGTCTTGGTGCACCATCAATCCCTG CTGCTTTGAAGCACCCTAGGACCCCTCCAACTAATCCTTCTGTTGACTATCCGTCTGGTGATTCAGATCATGTTTCTAAGAGAACGAGACCAATGGGAATATCAGATGAG GTAAATCTGCCTGTCAATGTTCTGTCAGCTACATTCCCTGGTCATGGTCATGGTCAGGCTTTTAATGCGCCTGACGACTTGCCAAAGACTGTCATGCGAACTCTGAACCAAGGCTCATCTCCTATGAGCATGGACTTTCATCCAGTTCAACAGACACTGCTTCTTG TTGGCACGAATGTGGGGGACATTGCTTTGTGGGAAGTGGGCTCTAGGGAGCGGTTGCTCATGAGGAACTTTAAAGTGTGGGATCTTAGTGCTTGTTCAATGCCCTTTCAG GCTGCTCTTGTCAAAGATCCAGGCGTTTCTGTCAACCGTGTTATTTGGAGTCCTGATGGGGCTTTATTcg GAGTTGCTTACTCAAGGCACATTGTTCAGATATACTCTTACCATGGTGGGGATGAAGCTAGACAGCATTTGGAG ATTGATGCTCATGTCGGTGGAGTAAATGATCTAGCATTTTCCCACCCCAATAAGCAGTTATGTGTCATTACCTGTGGTGACGATAAGACCATTAAG GTTTGGGATGCTGCTTCGGGTGCAAAACAGTATACTTTTGAAGGTCATGAGGCTCCAGTTTATTCTGTCTGTCCGCATTATAAAGAAAACATTCAG TTCATCTTTTCCACAGCATTAGATGGAAAGATAAAAGCATGGCTGTATGATAATTTGGGATCTCGTGTTGATTATGAAGCCCCTGGTCGTTGGTGTACAACCATGGCCTACAGTGCTGATGGTACAAG ACTTTTTTCATGTGGGACAAGTAAGGAGGGGGAATCCTCTATTGTTGAGTGGAATGAAAGTGAAGGAGCTGTGAAAAGGACTTATCAAGGATTTCGCAAAAGATCTTTGGGTGTTGTACAATTTGATACAACCAAAAATCGATATTTGGCTGCAGGTGATGATTTCTCCATTAAATTCTGGGACATGGACAATATTCAGCTTTTGACAACTGTTGATGCTGATGGGGGTCTCCCT GCAAGCCCACGCATCCGTTTTAACAAGGATGGAGCTCTTTTAGCTGTTTCTGCaaatgaaaatggaatcaaaatcTTAGCCAATGGAGATGGTATTCGTTTGTTACGTACTTTAGAGAATTCTTTATATGATACATCTAGAACGTCAGAAGCCATGACAAAG CCTGCAATAAATCCAATTTCAGCCGCCGCCGCCGCTGCAGCAACTAGTGCTGCACTTGCAGAGAGGGCTTCATCTGTCGCGATTACTGCGATG AATGGGGATGCTCGAAACATGGGTGATGTTAAACCTAGAATTAGTGAAGAATCCAATGACAAATCAAAGATATGGAAGCTCACTGAAATCAATGAACAATCTCAATGTAGATCCTTGAAGCTACCTGAGAATGTTAGAGTGAACAAG ATATCAAGGTTGATATATACTAATTCAGGTAATGCTATTCTAGCATTAGCTTCAAATGCCATTCATCTGCTCTGGAAATGGCAGCGAAGTGACCGTAATTCAACTGGCAAG gccTCTGCTACTGTGCAGCCCCAGTTGTGGCAACCTTCTAGTGGCATTCTGATGACCAATGACCTTACTGATAGCAATACTGAGGATGCCGTTCCCTGCTTTGCTCTGTCAAAAAATGATTCTTATGTAATGTCAGCATCAGGAGGGAAGATTTCTCTGTTCAATATGATGACTTTTAAG ACAATGACAACATTCATGCCTCCACCACCTGCCGCaacttttcttgctttccatcctcaggataataatattattgctATAGGCATGGATGATTCTTCCATTCAAATATATAATGTCCGTGTGGATGAG GTTAAAAGTAAACTCAAAGGTCATACTAAAAGAATAACTGGTCTTGCTTTTTCTCATGTATTGAATGTGCTAGTTTCATCTGGGGCAGATGCTCAG CTTTGTGTGTGGAATACTGACGGATGGGAAAAGCAGAAATCTAGATTCTTGCAACTTCCAGCCGGCAGAACTCCACCAGCTCAGGCAGATACCCGTGTACAGTTTCATCAGGATCAGATCCGCTTCTTGGTTGTACATGAAACTCAGCTTGCCATTTATGAAGCAACAAAACTAGAATGTTTGAAGCAG TGGTTCCCGCGAGAATCAGCAGCCCCAGTATCACATGCAACTTTCTCATGTGATAGCCAGCTCATATATGCCAGCTTTTTAGATGCGACAGTGTGTGTATTTAGTGCTTCAAACCTTAGATTACGTTGTCGAATCAATCCTTCTGCTTATCTTTCTGCCAGTGTCAG TTCTAATGTACAACCACTTGTTATTGCTGCACATCCTCAAGAACCAAATCAGTTTGCTGTAGGATTGTCTGATGGTGGAGTTCATGTCTTTGAGCCCCTTGAGTCTGAAGGCAAATGGGGTGTGCCTCCACCCAATGAGAATGGATCAACAAGCAATATGGCAGCTACTTCAGTTGGAGCTTCTTCAGATGAAGCTCAGAGATGA
- the LOC137836059 gene encoding protein TOPLESS isoform X2 — translation MSSLSRELVFLILQFLDEEKFKETVHKLEQESGFFFNMKYFEDEVHNGNWDEVERYLSGFTKVDDNRYSMKIFFEIRKQKYLEALDKHDRSKAVEILVKDLKVFATFNEELFKEITQLLTLENFRENEQLSKYGDTKSARAIMLVELKKLIEANPLFRDKLQFPNLKNSRLRTLINQSLNWQHQLCKNPRPNPDIKTLFVDHSCGQPNGARAPSPASNPLLGSLPKAGGFPPLGAHGPFQPTPAPVPTPLAGWMSNPTTVAHPAVSGGAIGLGAPSIPDHVSKRTRPMGISDEVNLPVNVLSATFPGHGHGQAFNAPDDLPKTVMRTLNQGSSPMSMDFHPVQQTLLLVGTNVGDIALWEVGSRERLLMRNFKVWDLSACSMPFQAALVKDPGVSVNRVIWSPDGALFGVAYSRHIVQIYSYHGGDEARQHLEIDAHVGGVNDLAFSHPNKQLCVITCGDDKTIKVWDAASGAKQYTFEGHEAPVYSVCPHYKENIQFIFSTALDGKIKAWLYDNLGSRVDYEAPGRWCTTMAYSADGTRLFSCGTSKEGESSIVEWNESEGAVKRTYQGFRKRSLGVVQFDTTKNRYLAAGDDFSIKFWDMDNIQLLTTVDADGGLPASPRIRFNKDGALLAVSANENGIKILANGDGIRLLRTLENSLYDTSRTSEAMTKPAINPISAAAAAAATSAALAERASSVAITAMNGDARNMGDVKPRISEESNDKSKIWKLTEINEQSQCRSLKLPENVRVNKISRLIYTNSGNAILALASNAIHLLWKWQRSDRNSTGKASATVQPQLWQPSSGILMTNDLTDSNTEDAVPCFALSKNDSYVMSASGGKISLFNMMTFKTMTTFMPPPPAATFLAFHPQDNNIIAIGMDDSSIQIYNVRVDEVKSKLKGHTKRITGLAFSHVLNVLVSSGADAQLCVWNTDGWEKQKSRFLQLPAGRTPPAQADTRVQFHQDQIRFLVVHETQLAIYEATKLECLKQWFPRESAAPVSHATFSCDSQLIYASFLDATVCVFSASNLRLRCRINPSAYLSASVSSNVQPLVIAAHPQEPNQFAVGLSDGGVHVFEPLESEGKWGVPPPNENGSTSNMAATSVGASSDEAQR, via the exons ATGTCATCTCTCAGTAGGGAGTTGGTGTTCTTAATCCTGCAGTTTCTCGATGAGGAAAAGTTCAAAGAAACTGTTCACAA GCTTGAACAGGAGTCTGGGTTTTTCTTTAACATGAAATATTTTGAGGATGAAGTGCACAACGGTAATTGGGATGAGGTTGAGAGATACCTATCTGGTTTCACCAAAGTAGATGACAATAGGTATTCTATGAAGATTTTTTTTGAGATAAGGAAGCAGAAGTACCTGGAGGCATTGGATAA GCATGATCGGTCCAAGGCTGTAGAAATATTAGTGAAGGATTTGAAAGTGTTTGCCACATTTAATGAAGAACTGTTTAAGGAAATCACACAGCTTTTGACATTGGAGAATTTTAG GGAAAACGAGCAGTTGTCCAAGTATGGTGATACGAAGTCTGCAAGGGCAATCATGTTGGTTGAACTCAAGAAATTGATTGAGGCCAATCCCTTGTTTCGCGATAAATTGCAATTTCCCAACCTTAAAAACTCAAGGTTACGGACTCTCATCAATCAAAG CTTGAATTGGCAGCATCAACTTTGTAAGAATCCGCGGCCAAATCCAGATATAAAAACACTTTTTGTGGATCACTCGTGTGGACAACCAAATGGTGCACGGGCTCCATCCCCTGCTAGCAATCCACTTCTAGGATCATTACCAAAGGCTGGAGGATTTCCTCCTCTTGGTGCTCATGGG CCTTTTCAACCTACTCCAGCACCGGTGCCAACACCCCTGGCTGGTTGGATGTCAAATCCAACAACTGTAGCACATCCTGCAGTCTCTGGTGGAGCTATAGGTCTTGGTGCACCATCAATCCCTG ATCATGTTTCTAAGAGAACGAGACCAATGGGAATATCAGATGAG GTAAATCTGCCTGTCAATGTTCTGTCAGCTACATTCCCTGGTCATGGTCATGGTCAGGCTTTTAATGCGCCTGACGACTTGCCAAAGACTGTCATGCGAACTCTGAACCAAGGCTCATCTCCTATGAGCATGGACTTTCATCCAGTTCAACAGACACTGCTTCTTG TTGGCACGAATGTGGGGGACATTGCTTTGTGGGAAGTGGGCTCTAGGGAGCGGTTGCTCATGAGGAACTTTAAAGTGTGGGATCTTAGTGCTTGTTCAATGCCCTTTCAG GCTGCTCTTGTCAAAGATCCAGGCGTTTCTGTCAACCGTGTTATTTGGAGTCCTGATGGGGCTTTATTcg GAGTTGCTTACTCAAGGCACATTGTTCAGATATACTCTTACCATGGTGGGGATGAAGCTAGACAGCATTTGGAG ATTGATGCTCATGTCGGTGGAGTAAATGATCTAGCATTTTCCCACCCCAATAAGCAGTTATGTGTCATTACCTGTGGTGACGATAAGACCATTAAG GTTTGGGATGCTGCTTCGGGTGCAAAACAGTATACTTTTGAAGGTCATGAGGCTCCAGTTTATTCTGTCTGTCCGCATTATAAAGAAAACATTCAG TTCATCTTTTCCACAGCATTAGATGGAAAGATAAAAGCATGGCTGTATGATAATTTGGGATCTCGTGTTGATTATGAAGCCCCTGGTCGTTGGTGTACAACCATGGCCTACAGTGCTGATGGTACAAG ACTTTTTTCATGTGGGACAAGTAAGGAGGGGGAATCCTCTATTGTTGAGTGGAATGAAAGTGAAGGAGCTGTGAAAAGGACTTATCAAGGATTTCGCAAAAGATCTTTGGGTGTTGTACAATTTGATACAACCAAAAATCGATATTTGGCTGCAGGTGATGATTTCTCCATTAAATTCTGGGACATGGACAATATTCAGCTTTTGACAACTGTTGATGCTGATGGGGGTCTCCCT GCAAGCCCACGCATCCGTTTTAACAAGGATGGAGCTCTTTTAGCTGTTTCTGCaaatgaaaatggaatcaaaatcTTAGCCAATGGAGATGGTATTCGTTTGTTACGTACTTTAGAGAATTCTTTATATGATACATCTAGAACGTCAGAAGCCATGACAAAG CCTGCAATAAATCCAATTTCAGCCGCCGCCGCCGCTGCAGCAACTAGTGCTGCACTTGCAGAGAGGGCTTCATCTGTCGCGATTACTGCGATG AATGGGGATGCTCGAAACATGGGTGATGTTAAACCTAGAATTAGTGAAGAATCCAATGACAAATCAAAGATATGGAAGCTCACTGAAATCAATGAACAATCTCAATGTAGATCCTTGAAGCTACCTGAGAATGTTAGAGTGAACAAG ATATCAAGGTTGATATATACTAATTCAGGTAATGCTATTCTAGCATTAGCTTCAAATGCCATTCATCTGCTCTGGAAATGGCAGCGAAGTGACCGTAATTCAACTGGCAAG gccTCTGCTACTGTGCAGCCCCAGTTGTGGCAACCTTCTAGTGGCATTCTGATGACCAATGACCTTACTGATAGCAATACTGAGGATGCCGTTCCCTGCTTTGCTCTGTCAAAAAATGATTCTTATGTAATGTCAGCATCAGGAGGGAAGATTTCTCTGTTCAATATGATGACTTTTAAG ACAATGACAACATTCATGCCTCCACCACCTGCCGCaacttttcttgctttccatcctcaggataataatattattgctATAGGCATGGATGATTCTTCCATTCAAATATATAATGTCCGTGTGGATGAG GTTAAAAGTAAACTCAAAGGTCATACTAAAAGAATAACTGGTCTTGCTTTTTCTCATGTATTGAATGTGCTAGTTTCATCTGGGGCAGATGCTCAG CTTTGTGTGTGGAATACTGACGGATGGGAAAAGCAGAAATCTAGATTCTTGCAACTTCCAGCCGGCAGAACTCCACCAGCTCAGGCAGATACCCGTGTACAGTTTCATCAGGATCAGATCCGCTTCTTGGTTGTACATGAAACTCAGCTTGCCATTTATGAAGCAACAAAACTAGAATGTTTGAAGCAG TGGTTCCCGCGAGAATCAGCAGCCCCAGTATCACATGCAACTTTCTCATGTGATAGCCAGCTCATATATGCCAGCTTTTTAGATGCGACAGTGTGTGTATTTAGTGCTTCAAACCTTAGATTACGTTGTCGAATCAATCCTTCTGCTTATCTTTCTGCCAGTGTCAG TTCTAATGTACAACCACTTGTTATTGCTGCACATCCTCAAGAACCAAATCAGTTTGCTGTAGGATTGTCTGATGGTGGAGTTCATGTCTTTGAGCCCCTTGAGTCTGAAGGCAAATGGGGTGTGCCTCCACCCAATGAGAATGGATCAACAAGCAATATGGCAGCTACTTCAGTTGGAGCTTCTTCAGATGAAGCTCAGAGATGA